The Hymenobacter sp. DG01 genome has a segment encoding these proteins:
- a CDS encoding response regulator transcription factor, with protein MVFPKKQLLIIDDEPSIRLILEHYFSTEYDVVVTSNGQEALNWLQKGHQADAIVADYEMPQMDGLEFLKRLRAHASHGATPLLMLSVADESSKKIQCLRQGADDYIVKPFNPEELEIRIKNVLNRVRA; from the coding sequence ATGGTTTTCCCCAAGAAACAACTCCTCATCATCGACGATGAGCCCTCTATCCGGCTGATTCTGGAGCATTACTTCTCTACTGAGTACGACGTGGTGGTCACCTCCAACGGGCAGGAAGCCCTGAACTGGCTGCAGAAAGGCCACCAGGCCGACGCCATTGTGGCCGACTACGAGATGCCGCAGATGGATGGCCTGGAGTTTCTGAAGCGCCTGCGGGCCCATGCCTCCCACGGGGCCACGCCCCTACTCATGTTGTCAGTAGCCGACGAGAGCAGCAAGAAAATCCAGTGTCTGCGGCAGGGCGCCGACGACTACATCGTGAAGCCCTTCAACCCGGAAGAGCTGGAAATCAGAATCAAGAACGTGCTCAACCGCGTGCGGGCCTAG